A window of Xanthocytophaga agilis contains these coding sequences:
- a CDS encoding carbohydrate-binding domain-containing protein, which translates to MSVLLPHWLIAQSAPTQSFACKGLISKGLMFNTPISSSSQTGMLLPSHRLLQTKKGASQKGANLKTSAAAQQLDLLEYKRESLLSITTSSYDVGNPDLMFDQDTLTLMRTANVNPAIIQLEFSNVQTIDQIRVFLGQPGYAFLDKESWLVEAANTLADLEGKTGSYSLIVPLRSDVGGTYDGVTFAAPIKARLFRFTITQTLGDGYVHIPELELWGQTDPTLAKQFEYIRFHNLVVLYKNTNHGTLPASIEEDVQIPLYTASEFIFRNSYFSFFPTWTVYVVEDYAPLFAGDDGWIPPNVIDQDLRSRGLPVNEYDCVYIISNGSNNGAWGPAGVLGKAGYFQTGWWGSEYGKFVTVHEFNHIIDAMFASLGYADFPHNHPDAARAQGEFVGHGGDNWDVDGDIFRYWGRERWLNLNNGNQWGKMLVTLDQDLDGLPDKESTLPLDEERLNSSATSTDSDQDGLSDLQEAMAGKFTDSDPLRADTDEDGINDAIDSFPLYPVSTDVPFKKIDYTSNLTQWPLNGRYYYEHPEHKDRTELRLAFDEAFLYVGIKTGLAITGELHLFLDCNNDGLFYGEDNLHIIFDNNTIKQVILRDATNNFAETSLPAEVYHGITLTGTDWKSYQLAIPRQSEYGLDLTDRESIGMWIRVLDYGNVVGADMFEPNDLFVVTLNSGDQLVVNAKGTRVANQNAHFKLFVNQTFVGETSVTTTYKPYSFHIPFPRSDIQSVYIRFDNDASLKKQDRNLYIQSIEIGGKRIIASRENVRYVSESGKELPYNGIMKVNGDLIFDLAEKLIVSARGSKAKGEYAHFKVLLNNVYIGETFTSSQYKPYSFLLPGPISEQDEIRIRFDNDLYYAGGQDRNLYVEHIQFENGKMGLTAQNTTYIRDNNLQVEYDGTMPFNGDLIMHPQLIDQSSAWEATLAASSPAMQLSLYPNPSHGYFTLNIKATPEQIISGQRAYVDVFDFTGRRVYTTSCSLSGEGTVLPVALESIQSGMYLLAVKVNQHILKQKILIQH; encoded by the coding sequence GTGTCAGTTCTTCTCCCTCACTGGTTAATAGCACAATCGGCACCAACTCAGTCTTTTGCCTGTAAGGGGCTTATATCCAAGGGGCTTATGTTTAATACGCCTATTTCTAGCTCCTCACAGACAGGAATGCTTTTGCCCTCACACCGTTTGTTACAGACTAAGAAAGGTGCTAGCCAGAAGGGTGCTAACCTAAAAACGAGTGCTGCTGCACAACAACTGGACTTGCTCGAATATAAGCGTGAAAGTTTACTTTCGATCACTACTTCGTCCTATGATGTTGGCAACCCTGATCTAATGTTTGATCAGGATACGCTTACACTGATGCGAACAGCCAATGTCAATCCGGCAATCATTCAGCTGGAGTTTTCCAATGTTCAGACCATTGACCAGATACGTGTTTTTCTGGGACAGCCGGGTTATGCGTTTCTCGACAAGGAGAGCTGGCTTGTGGAAGCAGCCAATACCCTGGCAGATCTGGAGGGAAAAACAGGTTCATATTCGTTGATTGTTCCCTTACGTTCTGATGTGGGAGGTACATACGATGGGGTGACGTTTGCTGCTCCAATCAAGGCTCGCCTATTCCGTTTTACTATTACCCAGACGCTGGGGGATGGGTATGTACACATTCCTGAACTTGAGTTATGGGGACAAACCGATCCCACACTGGCCAAACAGTTTGAATACATCCGGTTTCACAACCTGGTAGTGCTCTACAAAAATACCAATCATGGTACATTGCCTGCATCCATTGAAGAGGATGTTCAGATACCACTGTATACAGCCTCTGAGTTTATTTTTCGCAACAGCTATTTCAGCTTTTTTCCTACCTGGACTGTCTATGTGGTAGAAGACTATGCTCCGCTTTTTGCGGGAGATGACGGATGGATACCTCCCAATGTAATTGATCAGGACTTACGTAGCCGGGGATTACCTGTCAATGAATATGACTGTGTCTACATTATTTCCAATGGATCCAATAACGGGGCGTGGGGGCCTGCTGGGGTACTGGGAAAAGCAGGCTATTTCCAGACAGGCTGGTGGGGAAGTGAGTACGGTAAATTTGTGACAGTCCATGAGTTTAATCATATCATTGATGCTATGTTTGCTTCGCTGGGTTATGCAGATTTTCCACACAATCACCCGGATGCTGCCCGTGCACAGGGTGAGTTTGTCGGACATGGTGGCGATAATTGGGATGTAGATGGGGATATTTTCCGGTATTGGGGAAGGGAAAGATGGCTGAATCTGAATAATGGCAACCAATGGGGCAAAATGCTGGTAACGCTGGACCAGGATTTGGATGGACTGCCTGATAAGGAAAGTACTTTGCCTTTGGATGAAGAAAGGCTCAATAGCTCTGCTACAAGCACAGACAGTGACCAGGATGGCCTGAGCGATCTGCAGGAAGCTATGGCAGGGAAATTTACGGATTCTGATCCCTTACGTGCCGATACGGATGAAGATGGCATCAATGATGCGATTGATTCCTTTCCCCTTTACCCGGTCTCTACAGATGTTCCATTCAAAAAGATTGACTATACTTCTAATCTGACTCAATGGCCCTTAAATGGCAGATATTATTATGAGCACCCCGAACACAAAGACAGAACAGAATTACGTTTAGCTTTTGATGAGGCTTTCCTGTATGTCGGTATCAAAACAGGATTGGCCATTACTGGGGAATTGCATTTGTTTTTGGATTGCAATAATGATGGGTTGTTTTATGGCGAAGACAATCTGCATATTATTTTTGACAATAACACAATCAAACAGGTGATTCTTCGGGATGCAACCAATAATTTTGCGGAGACTTCTCTTCCGGCAGAGGTCTATCATGGGATTACACTTACAGGTACAGACTGGAAAAGCTATCAGCTTGCTATTCCCAGACAAAGTGAATATGGACTTGATCTGACTGATAGGGAATCCATTGGTATGTGGATACGGGTTCTGGACTATGGTAACGTTGTGGGTGCAGATATGTTTGAACCCAATGATCTTTTTGTCGTTACCCTGAACTCTGGTGATCAGCTTGTAGTCAATGCAAAAGGAACCAGAGTCGCAAATCAGAATGCGCACTTCAAACTTTTTGTCAATCAAACGTTTGTGGGAGAGACCTCTGTGACTACTACCTATAAGCCGTATTCATTTCACATTCCCTTTCCCAGATCTGACATACAATCAGTCTATATCCGGTTTGATAACGATGCTTCGCTCAAAAAGCAGGATCGTAATCTGTATATACAAAGCATAGAGATTGGAGGAAAGCGTATTATAGCTAGTCGAGAAAATGTTCGTTACGTGAGTGAGAGTGGCAAAGAGCTTCCCTATAATGGAATCATGAAGGTGAATGGAGATCTGATCTTTGATCTGGCTGAAAAACTTATAGTCAGTGCCCGAGGAAGCAAGGCAAAAGGTGAATATGCCCACTTTAAAGTACTATTGAACAATGTATATATAGGAGAAACATTCACTTCCTCTCAGTACAAACCCTATTCATTCCTATTACCTGGTCCAATCAGCGAACAAGATGAAATACGGATTCGGTTTGACAATGACCTGTATTATGCTGGTGGTCAGGATCGTAATCTGTATGTAGAACATATTCAGTTTGAGAACGGAAAGATGGGACTTACTGCTCAGAATACAACCTATATCCGTGACAATAATCTACAAGTTGAATACGATGGCACAATGCCTTTTAACGGAGATCTGATTATGCATCCTCAACTGATAGATCAGTCCTCAGCATGGGAAGCTACTTTAGCAGCTAGTTCACCCGCTATGCAGCTAAGCCTGTATCCTAATCCCAGTCATGGGTATTTTACACTGAATATAAAGGCAACGCCAGAGCAGATAATTTCCGGTCAGAGGGCCTATGTGGATGTATTTGATTTTACAGGTAGAAGAGTCTATACTACCTCCTGTTCGCTCTCCGGGGAAGGGACAGTGTTGCCTGTAGCATTGGAATCCATTCAATCGGGTATGTATCTGCTTGCAGTTAAAGTCAATCAACATATCCTTAAACAGAAAATTCTGATCCAACACTGA